AGCGCGCTCTCCGAGGTGTTCCAGTACCGCTTTGGCGGGGCCAAGGGGCTGGCGGGCCACGCGGTGGGCAACCTGCTCATCGCCGCGCTCGCGGAGCTCAAGGGTGACTTCCTGGAGGCGGTGCGCCTGTCCGGGGAGCTGCTCGGGGCGCGGGGCCAGGTGCTGCCGTGCACGCTGTCGCCGGTGCAGCTCGTGGCCCGCATGCAGGACTCCACCGAGGTGGTGGGCGAGAGCAACATCGTCCGCGCCCAGGGCCGGGTGAGCCGCGTGTCGCTCAGCCCCCGCTCGCCGCCGCCCTCCGAGGGGCTGCTGGAGTCCATCTACCGCGCGGACATGATCGTCATCGGCCCGGGCTCGCTGTACTCGAGCGTCATCCCCAACCTGCTGGTGGATGGGGTGGCCCAGGCGCTGCGCGAGACGCGGGCCCTCAAGGTCATGGTGGCCAACATCATGACGCAGCCGGGGGAGACGGACGGCATGAGCTGCCTGGACCATGTCCGCGCCGTCCTGGACCACGCGGGCCCGGTGCTGGACGCGGTGCTGCTCAACGGCACCCCGCCGCCCGAGGAGTCCATCGAGCGCTATGCGCGCAAGGGCTCCTACTACATCCCCGCCGACCGCCGGGATCTCATCTCCGCGGGGGTGGTTCCCGTGGAGGCGGACCTCCTCAAGGAGGGGTCCAAGATCCGACACGACAGCCGGAAGGTGGCCCGCTGCCTGCTGAAGATGGCCCGCAGCGGCTTGTAGCCGGTCCCCTTCATTCCCACCTTGCACGCGCGCGAGGCCCCGGCCGGGGCCTTGCCGCTGGGAGTCTGTTCAATGGAAGCCAGACAGCTTGCCCCCGCTCCGAGTGTCCAGGAAGTCACGGACCGGACGGGGTTCATGGCCCTCGCATCCGAGTGGAACGCGCTCGTGGAGGCCACGGGCAACGAGGTGTTCTACCGGCACGAGTTCATCCGCATCTGGATCGACAACTTTGCCCCGAGCGCGCAGCTGCGCGTGTTGACCCTGCGGGACGGGGAGGGGCGCCTGACGGCGGTGCTGCCGCTGATGGCCGAGCGGGTGCCGATGTATGGCATCCCCGTCCGGCAGCTCTCGGCCACGGCCAACCCCCACTCGTGCCGGTTCGACCTGGTGGCCCGGGAGCCCGAAGGGGCCGCGGCGGCGTTCCTCGCGCACCTGCGGGCGGACCGGAGCTGGGATGTGCTGCGGCTGACGGACGTGCCGGAAGGTGGCTCGGGCTGGAAGCTGGCCGAGGCCGCGAAGGCGGCGGGGCTGGCCACGGGGGCGTGGGAGTCGCTCCAGTCGCCCTATGTGCCGCTGCCGGCCACCTGGGAGGCGTACCAGGCCTCGCTCCAGTCCAAGTTCAAGGCGAACTGCCGCCGGCGGCGCAAGAAGCTGGAGGAGAAGGGGCGCGTCACGTTCGAGCGGATCGACGGCGGCCTGGCGCTGGACGGCAAGCTGGAGGAGGGCTTCGCCCTCGAGCAGAGCGGCTGGAAGGGGCAGCGCGGCACGGCGATGGCGCAGGACGCGGCCACGCGGGGCTTCTACACGGAGCTGGCGCGTGATGCGGCGTACGCGGGCAAGCTGTCGCTCTACTACCTGCGCCTGGACGGGCGGGCCGTGGCCTTCCAGTACGGCCTGGTGCATGACGGGCGCTACTTCCTGCTCAAGCCCGGGTACGACGAGAACCTGAAGGAGTGCAGCCCGGGCCAGCTCCTGATGGACGAGGTGCTCGCCGACTGCATCTCGCGGGGGCTGCGCGAGTTCGACTTCCTGGGGCCGGACATGGTGTGGAAGCGCGACTGGACGGACAAGGTCCGGCGCCACACCTGGCTGTTCCTCTTCAACGATTCCGCGTTTGGCCGCGCGCTGTGCGCGGCGAAGTTCCGTTGGGTACCCGCAGCAAAAGAGGTGGTGGCGCGATGGAAGAAGTGAAGATGTCCCAGAAGCTGTTCGTCCCGTCCCTGCCCACGCTCTGGCCGGGCATGCTCCTGGCGCAGAAGGACTCGAGCGCCTTCCAGCCCTTCTGCGCGCCCAACGTGCGCTACTTCTACTTCGCCCGGAACGCCGTGTGGCTCACGGTGAAGATGCTGGGGCTCGACAAGGGCGAGGTGCTCGTGCCGGCCTACCACCACGGCGTGGAGATCGAAGCGCTCGTGGACGCGGGCGCCACGCCCCGCTTCTACCGCGTGGGTTCGCGGTGGGACGTGGACCTGGAGGACGTGGCGCGGAAAATCACGCCGAAGACCAAGGCCCTGTACCTCATCCACTACGCGGGCTTCCCGGGGCCGGCCGCGGAGATGCGCAAGCTGGCGGACCAGCATGGAATCCCGCTCATCGAGGACTGCGCCCTGTCGCTGCTGTCCTCGGACGGGCCGGTGCCGCTGGGCACCACGGGCGATGTCGGCATCTTCTGCCTCTACAAGACGCTGCCGGTGCCCAACGGGGGTGCGCTGACCATCAACGGCCCCCGGCAGTACAGCCTGCCGCAGCCGCCCGAGCCGCCGCTGCTGTCCACCTTCAGCCACACCGTGTCGGCGTTGCTGCAGAACCTGGAGCTGCGCGGGGGTGGGGTGGGCCGCGGCCTGCGCAGCCTCATCCGGGGCCTGGGGCGCGGCACGGTGAAGGCCGCCAGCATCGAGCGCGTGGCCACGGGCACGCAGCACTTCAACCGCGCGCACGTGGACCTGGGCATGAGCCCGCTCACCCAGCGCATCGCCCTGTCGCAGGACCTGGAGCACATCGTCGAGACGCGGCGGCGCAACTACTTCTTCCTGCTGGGGCGGCTGCGGGACATCTCGCCGCCGCTGTTCAACCAGCTCCCCGCGGGCGTCAGCCCGCTCTTCTACCCGCTGGTGGTGGAGAACAAGGAGGAGGTGCTGGAGCGGCTGCGCGCGCGCGGCATCGACGTCATCGACTTCTGGAAGCGGTTCCACCCGGCCTGTGACGCGGCGGAGTTCCCGGAGGTGGCCCAGCTGCGCCGCTCCATCGTGGAGATTCCGTGCCACCAGGATCTCTCGCCCGAGGTGATGGCGCAGGTGGCCAGCGCGGTGCGCGAGGTGCTGACGCAGGGCCGTGGCAATCGCAAGCAGACGGGCTGATTCGCTGAAGCCCCAAGGGTGACACCGTGATTCGTGAATCCGAAGTGACGCCTGAGCCACGGCCTTCGCAGTGGCTCCAGGTGGATGCCGTGTTGGACCCGGCCGTGCTCGCGGGCATGCGCGCCGAGTGGAACGCACTGCTCGCCGCGAGCAACGCGGGAATCTTCAACTCCTG
This region of Stigmatella aurantiaca genomic DNA includes:
- a CDS encoding gluconeogenesis factor YvcK family protein, with translation MFAGTDLESALQERWAEDTKNALGQNRNELLQSQVERPTRIVAMGGGTGLPVVLRGLARRAMPKPGDAGVDITAVVTMSDDGGSSGRLRRFHGALPPGDIRNCLVALAGGKSALSEVFQYRFGGAKGLAGHAVGNLLIAALAELKGDFLEAVRLSGELLGARGQVLPCTLSPVQLVARMQDSTEVVGESNIVRAQGRVSRVSLSPRSPPPSEGLLESIYRADMIVIGPGSLYSSVIPNLLVDGVAQALRETRALKVMVANIMTQPGETDGMSCLDHVRAVLDHAGPVLDAVLLNGTPPPEESIERYARKGSYYIPADRRDLISAGVVPVEADLLKEGSKIRHDSRKVARCLLKMARSGL
- a CDS encoding DegT/DnrJ/EryC1/StrS family aminotransferase, yielding MEEVKMSQKLFVPSLPTLWPGMLLAQKDSSAFQPFCAPNVRYFYFARNAVWLTVKMLGLDKGEVLVPAYHHGVEIEALVDAGATPRFYRVGSRWDVDLEDVARKITPKTKALYLIHYAGFPGPAAEMRKLADQHGIPLIEDCALSLLSSDGPVPLGTTGDVGIFCLYKTLPVPNGGALTINGPRQYSLPQPPEPPLLSTFSHTVSALLQNLELRGGGVGRGLRSLIRGLGRGTVKAASIERVATGTQHFNRAHVDLGMSPLTQRIALSQDLEHIVETRRRNYFFLLGRLRDISPPLFNQLPAGVSPLFYPLVVENKEEVLERLRARGIDVIDFWKRFHPACDAAEFPEVAQLRRSIVEIPCHQDLSPEVMAQVASAVREVLTQGRGNRKQTG
- a CDS encoding GNAT family N-acetyltransferase — translated: MEARQLAPAPSVQEVTDRTGFMALASEWNALVEATGNEVFYRHEFIRIWIDNFAPSAQLRVLTLRDGEGRLTAVLPLMAERVPMYGIPVRQLSATANPHSCRFDLVAREPEGAAAAFLAHLRADRSWDVLRLTDVPEGGSGWKLAEAAKAAGLATGAWESLQSPYVPLPATWEAYQASLQSKFKANCRRRRKKLEEKGRVTFERIDGGLALDGKLEEGFALEQSGWKGQRGTAMAQDAATRGFYTELARDAAYAGKLSLYYLRLDGRAVAFQYGLVHDGRYFLLKPGYDENLKECSPGQLLMDEVLADCISRGLREFDFLGPDMVWKRDWTDKVRRHTWLFLFNDSAFGRALCAAKFRWVPAAKEVVARWKK